The proteins below come from a single Corylus avellana chromosome ca3, CavTom2PMs-1.0 genomic window:
- the LOC132175457 gene encoding uncharacterized protein LOC132175457, with amino-acid sequence MNGTSASSTLRSAFSYCVQQVRSYDYHHYLCLLELPPHMRKPAFALRAFNVETARAMDVASDPRIGLMRLVWWQEAIDKMYAKKLIEHPTAQALSSVISENKISKAWLKRSVEARINDARREVTDIPETIEELEKYGEDTVSTILYMTLQAGGIRSTAADHAASHIGKASGLLLLLKSLPYHASRTHHFSYIPAKVAANHGLLVKEGGRSEIRLDSRERLCDAVFEMASVANFHLQKARELAGTVPAEARPVLLQAFPAQVLLDSLSRVQFDVFDPRLSRGVLGIPPLWYQLKLKWYSWRGKY; translated from the coding sequence ATGAATGGTACTTCTGCATCTAGTACCTTAAGGTCAGCTTTCTCCTACTGTGTACAACAAGTGCGAAGTTATGATTACCATCACTACCTCTGCCTCCTTGAACTTCCCCCTCACATGCGGAAGCCTGCTTTTGCCCTCCGTGCCTTTAATGTTGAAACCGCAAGAGCCATGGATGTTGCTTCTGATCCCAGGATCGGTCTCATGCGCCTTGTCTGGTGGCAGGAAGCTATAGACAAAATGTATGCTAAAAAGCTAATTGAGCACCCTACAGCACAGGCCCTATCATCAGTGATCTCTGAGAATAAAATTAGCAAGGCATGGCTGAAACGGTCTGTTGAAGCTCGGATCAACGATGCAAGAAGAGAGGTTACTGATATTCCTGAAACAATTGAAGAGTTGGAGAAATATGGTGAGGATACTGTATCAACTATTCTGTACATGACACTTCAGGCCGGTGGTATCAGGTCCACTGCAGCTGATCATGCAGCATCTCACATTGGTAAAGCAAGTGGCCTCCTTTTACTGCTTAAGTCACTGCCATACCATGCTAGTCGTACCCATCATTTTTCTTACATACCCGCTAAAGTGGCCGCCAATCACGGGTTGCTGGTGAAAGAGGGAGGTCGTTCAGAGATCCGTCTGGACTCTCGTGAGCGCCTGTGTGATGCAGTCTTTGAAATGGCATCCGTTGCTAATTTTCATTTACAGAAGGCTCGTGAACTAGCAGGAACAGTGCCAGCTGAAGCTCGCCCAGTGCTTCTGCAGGCTTTTCCCGCCCAAGTTCTCTTGGACTCCCTGAGCCGGGTACAGTTTGATGTGTTTGATCCAAGGTTGTCACGAGGGGTCCTGGGTATTCCTCCTTTGTGGTATCAGTTGAAGCTGAAGTGGTATTCATGGAGGGGCAAGTATTGA